The Mucilaginibacter mallensis genome has a segment encoding these proteins:
- a CDS encoding YciI family protein, translating to MNQVNEFVFLFRQPALNQNPEKQEEIQKKWMDWIGGIAAQGKIASNGLHLTPEGSVLKTGGVVTDGPFVEIREILGGFIVIKADSMDEAITLAHGCPAIDEGGSVEIRSAFA from the coding sequence ATGAATCAGGTAAATGAATTCGTTTTTTTATTCCGCCAGCCGGCTTTAAATCAAAATCCGGAAAAACAAGAAGAAATCCAAAAAAAATGGATGGATTGGATTGGTGGCATTGCTGCCCAGGGAAAAATAGCCAGTAACGGTCTTCACCTAACACCGGAAGGTAGTGTATTAAAAACCGGTGGTGTAGTTACTGATGGCCCTTTTGTAGAGATCAGGGAAATATTGGGAGGCTTTATAGTAATTAAAGCTGATAGCATGGATGAAGCTATTACCCTGGCTCACGGCTGTCCTGCCATTGATGAAGGCGGGAGTGTGGAAATCAGATCAGCATTTGCATAA
- a CDS encoding proline iminopeptidase-family hydrolase, whose translation MMKAKILVYILLFSLFSTPLTGKCQQKDSTYYKKENAPGVKKILIDGKFWVWTQKIGDGKINVLLLHGGPAITHENFEIFAKYLPKHGITIYYYDQFGSYFSQDPTKEQLNDTSIWKVSRYVNEVEQVRKGLGLDRFFIYGHSYGALLALAYTYRYQDNVEGMIFSDMNPSQRDFGERYTLASKQTDDLLDELKQYHGIIQNKVKGINYDTNRYQKAFDSTFERNFVVRLDTLPDYLMRTKAHKNYETARKIGPSTFSLDYMAMVPQVKVPVLLITGQYDFIISSEQVKALSVKFPNAQWYVVPDAAHMCFSDNPEMYFPGIIKFIKKNNRSIK comes from the coding sequence ATGATGAAAGCCAAAATCTTAGTTTACATTTTGTTATTCAGCCTTTTTTCGACACCTCTAACTGGCAAATGCCAGCAAAAGGATAGCACTTATTATAAAAAAGAAAATGCACCGGGTGTTAAGAAAATTTTGATTGACGGTAAGTTTTGGGTGTGGACGCAAAAAATCGGTGACGGTAAAATTAACGTCTTATTGCTGCATGGCGGACCGGCTATCACGCACGAGAATTTTGAAATATTTGCAAAATACCTGCCCAAACATGGTATAACCATTTACTATTATGACCAGTTTGGATCCTACTTTTCGCAGGATCCAACAAAAGAACAATTGAATGATACTTCTATCTGGAAAGTTTCCCGCTATGTCAACGAAGTTGAACAGGTTCGAAAAGGATTGGGGCTTGATAGGTTTTTTATATACGGTCATTCGTATGGCGCATTGTTGGCGCTGGCTTATACTTATAGATACCAGGATAATGTTGAAGGAATGATATTTTCAGACATGAACCCATCTCAAAGGGATTTTGGTGAGCGATATACACTGGCAAGTAAACAAACCGATGATTTATTAGATGAATTGAAGCAATATCATGGTATAATTCAAAATAAGGTTAAAGGCATAAACTACGACACCAACCGCTATCAAAAGGCATTTGACAGCACATTTGAAAGAAATTTTGTAGTAAGATTAGATACGCTGCCGGACTATCTCATGAGGACAAAAGCGCATAAGAATTATGAAACAGCCCGAAAAATTGGGCCTTCAACCTTTTCGTTAGATTATATGGCAATGGTTCCACAGGTAAAAGTTCCGGTATTGCTTATTACAGGGCAATACGATTTTATTATAAGCAGCGAACAGGTAAAGGCTTTAAGTGTAAAATTTCCCAACGCACAATGGTATGTAGTACCAGATGCCGCACACATGTGTTTCTCTGATAACCCTGAAATGTATTTCCCAGGGATAATAAAATTTATAAAAAAAAATAACAGAAGCATTAAATAG
- a CDS encoding outer membrane beta-barrel family protein — protein sequence MKNIFTYIIIILAILFIVDNNAIAQKDIPAGKVSGIIADSLSKQPLELVTVMLKTEKDSLIKTRVSKAGGKFEIENLHFKKYNLVILFAGYEKKIIPVTLTDNKINSDFGTIYLSKRVNNLKEVEIKGDRPIIQQKADRIIYDMAADPESKVNNVLSMIHKIPYLSVDADNNVLMKGSSSYKVLINGKPSGMLTNNLKEVLRSMPASTVVRIEVITIPPSKYDAEGMAGIINIITNKKVSDGYKGTLNASEGLPQGGPGVGASFTAQQGKFGINSYGGASMYHEPQTTYTMSRNTTGVDPTTLQQNGYNKSDSKNGYFGADLSYEIDSLNLLSGDFDINSNNYHGLDNQTSALNGSTGLLQSYDLDNTNHGHRGGFDAAVNYQLGFKSSKNTLLTFSYQYSTYSSNAYTNVDISNPVDYPTPDYNQLNYQDSKEQTIQVDYAHPINKVNMEAGLKAILRNSKSNAEYNSLDATNGLFEPDSALSDMFNYTQDVYGAYNSYQFSLKKWSFNAGLRAEYTDVNANFASSASNTKQNYFNVIPSLSINKSFTDNSSINFGFTQRLRRPSIYRLNPFVDRSNPDFITTGNPNLRPVIMNIVQLGYSNGGGKKVSVYIGTDYTFVNNLDLQVTSYDPLTKITTTTYGNVGKGGGVEGNLNVTYSPVKFYNLGINASALHLFINGTGVASAEKLNTTLSHASLSNGFKFDKGWSMNANFDYYSPNPSSLQGTNNGFASTSLTVNKELVKNKLFFSAGVNNPFTKYRTKRVETTGPDFIQTGNNLVYFRSVNFSINYNFGRLNSDIKKSRKSINNDDVSKGGGGM from the coding sequence ATGAAAAATATATTTACATATATAATAATCATCCTTGCTATTTTATTTATTGTTGATAACAATGCGATAGCGCAAAAGGATATACCAGCCGGAAAAGTGTCCGGCATTATTGCCGACTCACTGTCCAAACAGCCGCTTGAACTGGTAACCGTTATGCTGAAAACAGAAAAAGACAGCCTGATAAAAACAAGGGTAAGCAAAGCTGGCGGTAAATTCGAAATTGAAAATCTGCACTTTAAAAAATATAACCTGGTGATCCTGTTTGCAGGCTATGAAAAGAAAATCATTCCGGTTACCCTGACTGATAACAAGATTAATAGTGATTTTGGCACTATATATTTAAGCAAGCGCGTAAACAACTTAAAGGAAGTTGAAATAAAAGGCGACAGGCCCATTATTCAGCAAAAAGCTGACCGCATTATATATGATATGGCAGCCGACCCGGAAAGTAAGGTAAACAATGTTTTAAGCATGATCCACAAGATCCCGTACCTCTCGGTTGACGCGGATAATAATGTGCTCATGAAGGGCAGTTCAAGCTATAAGGTATTGATAAATGGTAAACCATCTGGTATGTTAACCAATAACCTGAAAGAGGTATTACGCAGCATGCCGGCATCAACTGTTGTACGTATTGAGGTAATAACTATACCACCATCAAAGTACGATGCTGAGGGCATGGCAGGCATTATAAATATCATCACCAATAAAAAAGTGAGCGATGGTTATAAAGGGACATTAAATGCCAGTGAAGGTTTGCCGCAGGGTGGCCCGGGTGTAGGAGCGTCATTTACAGCGCAACAGGGCAAGTTTGGCATAAACAGTTACGGTGGTGCCAGTATGTACCATGAGCCTCAAACAACTTATACCATGAGCCGTAATACAACTGGCGTTGACCCAACTACTTTACAGCAAAATGGATATAATAAGTCTGATAGTAAAAATGGTTATTTTGGTGCTGACTTAAGTTATGAGATAGATTCACTTAACTTATTATCTGGTGATTTTGATATCAACAGCAATAATTATCATGGGTTGGATAATCAAACTTCGGCACTTAACGGAAGTACAGGTTTATTACAGAGTTATGATCTGGATAATACCAACCATGGTCATCGCGGTGGCTTTGATGCCGCTGTAAACTACCAGTTAGGCTTTAAATCAAGCAAAAATACACTGCTTACATTTTCATATCAGTACTCCACTTATAGCAGCAATGCTTATACAAATGTAGATATCAGCAATCCTGTTGATTATCCCACACCTGATTACAATCAGCTCAATTACCAGGATTCAAAAGAGCAAACCATACAGGTAGATTATGCACATCCCATAAATAAGGTAAATATGGAGGCTGGTTTAAAAGCCATACTGCGTAATAGTAAAAGCAATGCTGAGTACAATTCGCTGGATGCAACCAATGGCTTGTTTGAACCAGACTCAGCCCTAAGCGATATGTTTAACTATACACAGGATGTTTATGGGGCTTATAACTCCTATCAGTTCAGCCTTAAAAAATGGAGTTTTAATGCAGGGTTACGCGCTGAATATACCGATGTTAATGCCAATTTTGCATCTTCCGCATCAAACACCAAACAAAATTATTTTAATGTGATCCCGTCTTTATCAATCAATAAATCATTTACGGATAATAGCAGTATCAACTTTGGCTTTACCCAACGCCTGCGCAGACCAAGCATTTATCGTTTAAATCCTTTTGTAGATAGATCGAATCCGGATTTCATCACTACAGGCAATCCCAACCTGCGCCCAGTAATAATGAATATTGTACAATTGGGTTATAGTAATGGAGGCGGCAAAAAAGTATCAGTTTATATAGGTACCGATTATACTTTTGTTAACAACCTCGATCTGCAGGTTACCAGTTATGACCCCTTAACTAAAATAACCACTACCACTTATGGCAACGTAGGTAAGGGCGGCGGGGTAGAGGGTAATTTGAATGTTACTTATTCGCCGGTTAAATTTTACAACCTGGGTATCAACGCGAGCGCATTACACCTGTTTATTAATGGTACGGGCGTGGCTTCGGCAGAAAAGCTAAACACCACGCTTTCGCATGCATCATTATCTAATGGCTTTAAGTTTGATAAAGGCTGGAGCATGAACGCTAACTTCGATTATTACTCACCGAACCCAAGTTCGTTACAAGGCACAAATAATGGTTTTGCTTCAACATCATTAACTGTAAATAAGGAACTGGTAAAAAACAAATTGTTCTTTTCGGCAGGTGTAAATAACCCTTTTACAAAGTATCGTACCAAGAGAGTGGAAACAACAGGACCTGATTTTATACAAACCGGCAATAACCTGGTATATTTCAGATCAGTAAATTTCAGCATCAATTACAACTTCGGCAGGTTAAACAGCGATATTAAAAAGAGCAGAAAAAGTATTAATAATGATGACGTATCCAAAGGCGGCGGCGGAATGTAA
- a CDS encoding DinB family protein: MENNLNQETNIVAEGFTTTDAMLIHWQGHRRLTRKVIEAFPEDKLFTYSIGGMRPFSAMINELVSIATIGLQDLFKDDPTSLNDLQYHRDKLPLATKEEILDSWDKVTVIINALWPQIPQESFYEVIKAFGEYEGVTSDIILYWIDNEIHHRAQGYVYLRALGIQPPAFWDRY, translated from the coding sequence ATGGAAAACAACCTCAATCAAGAAACAAACATTGTAGCTGAAGGATTCACTACAACTGATGCTATGTTAATTCATTGGCAAGGGCATCGCAGATTAACCAGAAAAGTTATAGAAGCTTTTCCGGAAGATAAGTTATTTACTTATTCAATAGGAGGGATGCGCCCCTTTTCGGCTATGATAAACGAATTAGTGAGTATAGCTACTATAGGCTTGCAGGATCTGTTTAAAGATGATCCTACATCATTAAATGATCTTCAATATCACAGGGATAAACTCCCGCTAGCTACAAAAGAGGAGATTTTAGATAGCTGGGATAAGGTAACTGTTATTATAAACGCACTTTGGCCGCAAATACCTCAGGAAAGCTTTTATGAAGTGATCAAGGCGTTTGGTGAATATGAAGGTGTAACCTCAGATATAATCCTTTATTGGATCGATAATGAAATTCACCACCGGGCGCAGGGCTATGTATACCTACGGGCTTTAGGGATTCAGCCACCTGCTTTTTGGGATAGGTATTAA
- a CDS encoding nuclear transport factor 2 family protein — translation MNGKSKRLEQSIEEEQIREVLNAHWHASAVGDINAEHDIYDDDAICDYPQSGERILGRSNLQALRSHHPGKPSGFNVKRIIGKGDLWITEYTINYQGKPVYTVSIMEFRNDKVVHETQYFADPFEAPAWRSQWVQQTT, via the coding sequence ATGAACGGGAAAAGCAAGCGACTAGAGCAGTCCATTGAAGAAGAACAAATACGTGAAGTCCTGAATGCGCACTGGCACGCATCGGCAGTTGGCGATATAAATGCGGAACATGATATTTATGATGATGATGCCATCTGTGATTATCCACAGTCTGGGGAGCGCATCCTGGGGCGAAGCAATTTGCAGGCCTTGAGGAGCCATCATCCAGGCAAGCCGTCAGGCTTCAATGTTAAGCGAATTATCGGAAAGGGTGATCTCTGGATCACGGAATACACCATCAATTACCAGGGAAAACCGGTATACACAGTGAGCATTATGGAGTTTCGCAATGATAAGGTTGTACACGAGACACAGTATTTCGCAGATCCCTTCGAAGCTCCGGCCTGGCGAAGTCAATGGGTTCAGCAGACCACGTGA
- a CDS encoding SO2930 family diheme c-type cytochrome gives MRKTYLVGSLLLFTALLWIISELSCKNKLPKNSQVTGKEDFQFKDKLSEYGFFKNKLNALDPNEGVLPYELNTPLFTDYAVKNRFIVLPKGTAMKYISEGVPDFPDSTIIIKNFAYINVEHKKVMIETRLLVKNPKDKTWKVMDYLWNKEQTDAVKYIIGAKIPITLLDNDNNKIATLYQVPNTNDCKRCHANNDVLTPIGPKVRNLNLTVAGQNVNQLLQWAKKGILCGLPEISKVKQLPNWADSKHFSLEQRARAYLDVNCAHCHTKGGDAYNTGLFLEYQQTDPNHLGIKKSPVSAGGGAGGLNYDIVPGDAAHSILVYRMNSVEPGTVMPELARTVIHKEGVKLIREWINKLGK, from the coding sequence ATGCGTAAGACTTATCTCGTTGGTAGTTTACTCCTTTTTACTGCTTTATTGTGGATAATAAGTGAACTGAGTTGTAAAAATAAATTACCTAAAAATTCACAGGTAACCGGAAAAGAAGATTTCCAATTTAAAGACAAGCTTTCTGAGTACGGGTTTTTTAAGAATAAACTTAATGCACTCGACCCTAATGAGGGTGTTTTGCCTTATGAATTAAATACGCCGCTATTTACTGACTATGCCGTTAAAAACCGGTTTATTGTTTTACCTAAAGGGACAGCTATGAAATACATTTCTGAAGGTGTCCCCGATTTTCCTGATTCAACCATCATCATTAAAAATTTCGCCTACATAAATGTTGAACATAAAAAGGTAATGATTGAGACCCGGTTATTGGTAAAAAACCCAAAAGATAAAACCTGGAAGGTGATGGACTATCTTTGGAATAAGGAACAAACGGATGCCGTTAAATACATTATAGGTGCAAAAATTCCGATCACGCTACTGGATAATGACAACAATAAAATAGCTACCCTTTACCAGGTACCAAATACAAATGACTGCAAAAGGTGCCATGCTAATAATGATGTGCTAACGCCGATTGGCCCCAAAGTCCGGAATTTAAATCTTACCGTTGCCGGGCAAAATGTGAACCAATTGCTGCAGTGGGCAAAAAAAGGAATATTATGTGGGCTGCCCGAGATTAGCAAGGTAAAACAATTGCCTAATTGGGCGGATAGTAAGCATTTTAGTCTGGAACAGCGCGCAAGGGCTTATCTGGATGTAAACTGTGCACATTGTCATACTAAAGGAGGGGATGCTTATAATACAGGGCTTTTTCTTGAATATCAGCAAACAGATCCTAATCACCTGGGGATAAAAAAGTCGCCGGTTTCGGCTGGGGGAGGGGCCGGCGGACTTAACTATGATATTGTGCCGGGTGATGCAGCACATTCTATATTGGTTTACAGAATGAACAGTGTAGAGCCGGGAACTGTAATGCCAGAACTTGCTCGTACCGTTATCCATAAGGAAGGCGTAAAATTAATCAGGGAATGGATAAATAAGTTAGGCAAATAA
- a CDS encoding carboxymuconolactone decarboxylase family protein, whose translation MESRINFFAKGADAMKAMYGLGAYLAKSPVEQKLLHLLYFRVSQINGCAYCLDMHSKDLRAAGETEQRLYMLDAWREGTVYTNRERAALAFAEGVTKTHVSDEVYATAAAEFTEQELIDLTMAIITINSYNRINIAFQTPAGSYQPGQFKS comes from the coding sequence ATGGAATCAAGAATCAATTTTTTCGCAAAAGGTGCAGACGCAATGAAGGCTATGTATGGTTTAGGCGCTTACCTGGCTAAGTCGCCGGTTGAACAAAAATTATTGCATCTGCTTTACTTCCGCGTATCTCAAATTAATGGCTGCGCTTATTGCCTTGATATGCACTCAAAAGATTTGCGCGCCGCAGGCGAAACCGAGCAACGCTTGTACATGCTGGATGCCTGGCGCGAAGGTACCGTGTATACCAACCGGGAGCGCGCTGCCCTGGCTTTTGCTGAAGGTGTTACCAAAACTCATGTATCTGACGAGGTATATGCTACTGCGGCTGCCGAGTTTACAGAACAGGAGCTGATAGATCTAACAATGGCTATTATAACCATTAACAGTTATAACCGTATTAACATTGCTTTCCAAACTCCGGCAGGCAGTTATCAACCCGGTCAATTTAAATCCTAG
- a CDS encoding winged helix-turn-helix transcriptional regulator has protein sequence MLNLENKGKYIKANDCPIAATIDVIGGKWKPIIIWLLIQDVKRFGELHRSIPGIALKVMNRQLKELEADGIIIRTAYPEVPPRVEYALSEKGKTLTDIMKSLALWSTTNILESEKAD, from the coding sequence ATGTTAAATTTAGAAAATAAAGGTAAATATATTAAAGCTAATGATTGCCCCATTGCAGCCACTATTGATGTGATCGGTGGTAAATGGAAACCTATTATTATTTGGCTGCTGATACAGGATGTTAAAAGATTTGGGGAACTGCATAGATCAATCCCCGGTATTGCTTTAAAAGTAATGAACCGGCAGCTAAAGGAATTGGAGGCAGATGGTATAATTATCAGGACAGCTTACCCCGAAGTTCCGCCAAGGGTAGAATACGCTTTAAGCGAAAAAGGTAAAACGCTCACAGATATTATGAAGTCATTAGCTTTATGGAGTACAACCAATATACTGGAGTCTGAAAAAGCTGATTAA
- a CDS encoding RNA polymerase sigma factor, with translation MDQHEVALKHLFKQEFTKMVAVISKLYGLQYIEIAEDVVTETFLLATETWEHKGIPLNPAAWLYTVAKQKTLQYFRRNKIYAEKVIPQLSLQQQEYEEMAELNFSHQNIKDSQLQMLFSVCTPAIASEAQIGLALRILCGFGIDEIAEAFLSNKETINKRLFRAKEKLRNEKIQLEFPPENEIQRRLDNVLHIIYLLFSEGYYSKTQNEILRKDLCIEALRLGLMLTEYAKTDLPKTNALIALMCFHSSRFNARQTGQEASILYEQQDVMLWDQALINQGIHFLNLSARGNEITSYHLEAQIAYWHSRKEDTHEKWENILQLYNRLLLINYSPTVALNRTYALYKANGRYAALIEAEKLNLEHNHFYYLLLGELYKTINDAKAKINYEKAKALAKTQTEKQGIQEKIDQLGQ, from the coding sequence ATGGATCAGCACGAGGTAGCATTAAAACATTTATTTAAGCAGGAGTTTACTAAAATGGTAGCCGTAATTAGTAAACTATATGGCTTACAATACATTGAAATTGCGGAGGATGTTGTAACCGAAACTTTTTTATTGGCTACCGAAACCTGGGAACATAAAGGCATTCCGCTTAACCCCGCAGCCTGGCTGTATACAGTGGCCAAACAAAAAACGCTGCAGTATTTTAGGCGCAATAAAATTTACGCCGAAAAGGTAATACCCCAGCTAAGCCTGCAGCAACAGGAGTACGAAGAGATGGCCGAATTGAATTTCTCGCACCAAAACATTAAGGATAGCCAATTGCAGATGCTTTTTTCCGTTTGCACACCGGCTATTGCCAGCGAGGCTCAGATTGGTCTGGCCCTGCGCATCCTTTGTGGTTTTGGAATTGATGAAATTGCCGAGGCATTTTTATCTAATAAGGAAACCATCAACAAACGCTTATTCCGCGCCAAAGAAAAACTGCGTAATGAAAAGATACAATTAGAATTTCCGCCTGAAAATGAGATTCAGCGGCGACTGGATAATGTGCTGCACATCATTTACTTGCTTTTCAGCGAAGGCTATTATTCCAAAACTCAAAATGAGATCCTGCGTAAGGATTTGTGTATTGAGGCCCTGCGGTTAGGATTAATGCTGACTGAGTATGCCAAAACCGATCTGCCCAAAACCAATGCCCTGATAGCCCTCATGTGTTTCCATTCTTCGCGATTTAATGCCCGGCAAACAGGCCAGGAAGCTTCAATACTTTACGAGCAACAAGATGTGATGCTATGGGATCAGGCTTTAATCAATCAGGGTATCCATTTCTTAAACCTTTCTGCCCGGGGAAACGAGATCACATCATACCACCTGGAGGCACAGATTGCCTATTGGCATAGTCGGAAAGAGGATACACATGAAAAGTGGGAAAATATTTTGCAGCTATACAACCGGCTTTTACTGATTAATTATTCGCCCACAGTAGCACTGAACCGCACTTATGCTTTGTACAAAGCCAATGGCCGGTATGCAGCTTTAATTGAAGCGGAGAAATTGAATCTGGAGCATAACCATTTTTATTACCTGCTACTGGGCGAACTATATAAAACTATTAATGACGCAAAGGCCAAAATCAATTATGAAAAAGCCAAAGCCTTAGCTAAAACACAAACCGAAAAACAGGGAATACAGGAAAAAATAGATCAGCTTGGTCAATAA
- a CDS encoding short chain dehydrogenase produces MKIIIVGATGTLGKHVTNALAKEHEVIKAGSKSGDITLDITSPASIESFFKQTGVFDALISITGKGHFGPLATMTDADFRIGIDSKLMGQINLVLIGQHYINPKGSFTLTSGILSEDPIVLGANLSAVNGAIEAFVRAAAIELNNNVRINAISPGVVEDSPGFFPYFQGHIPVTMERVTQAYIKSALGALTGQVIKVF; encoded by the coding sequence ATGAAGATCATTATAGTAGGTGCAACAGGTACGTTAGGCAAACACGTAACAAATGCTTTAGCAAAAGAACATGAAGTTATAAAAGCAGGCTCAAAAAGTGGGGATATCACGTTAGATATTACTTCACCAGCTTCAATTGAAAGTTTCTTTAAACAAACAGGCGTTTTTGATGCGTTGATCAGTATAACAGGAAAAGGCCACTTTGGGCCATTGGCTACAATGACGGATGCCGATTTCAGAATTGGAATAGACAGCAAATTAATGGGGCAAATTAATTTAGTATTGATAGGCCAGCATTACATTAATCCCAAAGGTTCATTTACGTTAACTTCAGGCATATTAAGTGAGGATCCGATTGTGCTGGGAGCTAATTTGAGTGCCGTTAATGGCGCTATAGAAGCATTTGTTAGAGCAGCAGCTATTGAGTTAAACAATAACGTGCGGATCAACGCGATAAGTCCGGGTGTGGTTGAGGATTCACCGGGCTTCTTCCCCTATTTCCAGGGACATATACCTGTAACTATGGAAAGAGTAACTCAGGCTTATATAAAAAGCGCTTTGGGGGCTTTGACTGGGCAGGTTATTAAAGTATTTTGA
- a CDS encoding carboxymuconolactone decarboxylase family protein, producing MKNTKPETYQKGLALLNKLHGGQAGEQIVENLKDICPDFVDMTIEWAMQGIMARPGLDLLTREYLLIASCTTLGHPVPQLKAHIDAALRLGGSKEQIVEVILQMTFYAGGAAVSNALSHAKEVFNNHVQ from the coding sequence ATGAAAAACACTAAACCCGAAACTTACCAAAAAGGCCTTGCACTATTAAATAAATTACATGGCGGCCAGGCAGGTGAACAAATAGTTGAAAACTTGAAGGATATATGTCCTGATTTTGTTGACATGACCATTGAATGGGCAATGCAGGGAATAATGGCAAGGCCAGGACTTGACTTATTAACGCGTGAATATTTGCTTATTGCGTCATGTACAACACTGGGTCATCCTGTGCCACAATTAAAAGCACATATTGATGCTGCTTTAAGGTTAGGTGGCAGCAAGGAGCAGATAGTTGAAGTAATATTACAAATGACCTTTTATGCGGGCGGCGCGGCAGTAAGCAATGCATTGAGCCATGCCAAAGAGGTATTTAATAACCACGTACAATAA
- a CDS encoding RNA polymerase sigma factor yields the protein MFNEKEVVTRILKGDMRAFELLVKQYERLVFHVTSRIIKDEDDIADICQEVFIKIHKGLFRFNFQSKLSTWVAQVTYFTAINYLKKYKNKQVDSYPDDIENYHFTNDNPEQLLTKKEVANYVEQLILQLPETYRTVITLYHLNEFSLEEIGEITGMPEGTIKSYLFRARKLLKEKVEVYLKKDMV from the coding sequence ATGTTTAATGAAAAAGAGGTTGTAACCAGGATTTTAAAGGGCGATATGCGCGCCTTTGAGCTGTTGGTAAAACAATATGAACGACTTGTTTTTCATGTCACCAGCCGCATTATAAAGGATGAGGATGACATTGCGGATATTTGCCAGGAGGTTTTTATAAAAATACATAAGGGGCTGTTCAGGTTTAATTTCCAGTCTAAATTATCAACCTGGGTAGCGCAGGTCACTTACTTTACTGCTATAAACTATCTAAAAAAGTATAAGAACAAGCAGGTGGATAGTTACCCGGATGATATTGAGAATTATCATTTTACCAATGATAACCCTGAGCAATTATTAACAAAGAAAGAAGTTGCAAATTATGTGGAACAGCTAATTTTGCAATTGCCCGAAACATATAGAACGGTAATAACATTATATCATTTAAATGAGTTCTCGCTCGAAGAGATTGGTGAAATTACCGGAATGCCTGAGGGAACAATAAAAAGTTACCTGTTTAGGGCAAGAAAATTGCTGAAAGAAAAAGTAGAAGTTTACCTTAAAAAAGATATGGTATGA
- a CDS encoding DUF6249 domain-containing protein, whose protein sequence is MDQHVAVFLVVAIIVITIAWVIISWYNFRLKKRIIESGPVNEEALGFLKNLSPTSNTESLKWGCIIFAGGLGLVILQFIPYAEYSALPYGLEAMFIAAGFLTYYYLVNRKPKQ, encoded by the coding sequence ATGGATCAGCACGTAGCAGTTTTCTTAGTAGTCGCAATAATTGTAATTACTATTGCCTGGGTTATCATATCCTGGTATAATTTCAGATTAAAGAAACGGATTATCGAATCAGGCCCGGTAAATGAAGAAGCCCTGGGATTTCTTAAAAATCTATCACCAACATCAAATACCGAATCACTTAAATGGGGTTGTATAATTTTCGCAGGGGGACTTGGTTTAGTTATACTTCAATTTATTCCTTACGCCGAATACTCCGCTTTACCTTACGGCCTCGAAGCCATGTTTATTGCCGCAGGTTTTTTAACCTATTACTATTTGGTAAACAGAAAGCCAAAGCAATAA